A region of Pleionea litopenaei DNA encodes the following proteins:
- the ilvY gene encoding HTH-type transcriptional activator IlvY encodes MLYSIAKYATNRMPVNIRELQAFVMLADNLSFAKTAEIIFVTPSTLSRMIQRLEQEAEQELFVRDNRNVMLTQAGRHFLSFAQQVLQQWKNLKRELDKTPQIGGKLSIFCTLTAAHLFLNEILEGFRREFPSVELILETGDVAQAFHKVKTDAVDVAFAVKPEKLSTQYDFQRVGDISLQLIAPNIQTHFTENLMSERVDWAALPFIMPESGPAKERVLEWCERMKFKPNVYAKVAGHEAIVSLVALGCGIALAPTPVILNSPVVDRVQVLTSDFAPKPFELGIICKRKRATEPVIAAFKGSFKHQFRRRQLIQS; translated from the coding sequence ATGCTATATAGTATTGCAAAATACGCAACAAACAGAATGCCTGTGAATATACGAGAACTACAAGCCTTTGTAATGCTTGCCGATAACTTAAGTTTTGCGAAAACAGCCGAAATCATTTTTGTGACGCCATCAACCTTGAGTCGTATGATTCAACGGCTAGAGCAAGAAGCAGAGCAAGAGTTGTTTGTGAGAGACAACAGAAATGTCATGTTAACTCAAGCAGGACGGCATTTTTTGAGCTTTGCGCAACAGGTTTTGCAGCAATGGAAGAATTTAAAGCGTGAGCTAGACAAAACGCCACAAATCGGAGGAAAGCTTTCGATTTTCTGCACATTAACGGCGGCGCATTTATTTTTGAATGAGATTCTGGAAGGATTTAGACGCGAGTTCCCAAGTGTTGAATTAATATTGGAAACGGGTGATGTTGCTCAAGCTTTTCATAAGGTTAAAACCGACGCTGTTGACGTCGCCTTTGCTGTAAAACCAGAAAAGTTATCGACACAGTATGATTTTCAACGCGTCGGCGACATCTCGTTGCAGCTAATCGCACCCAATATTCAAACACATTTTACCGAAAACTTAATGAGCGAACGTGTTGATTGGGCTGCCTTACCTTTTATTATGCCAGAGTCTGGTCCCGCGAAAGAACGCGTATTAGAGTGGTGTGAAAGAATGAAGTTTAAGCCCAATGTTTACGCAAAAGTTGCAGGTCACGAAGCCATTGTCAGTTTAGTTGCTTTAGGTTGCGGTATTGCTTTAGCCCCGACGCCGGTGATCTTGAACAGCCCTGTGGTTGATCGAGTGCAAGTATTGACCAGTGATTTTGCTCCGAAACCATTCGAGTTGGGAATTATCTGTAAGCGTAAGCGAGCAACTGAGCCAGTGATCGCTGCATTTAAAGGTTCATTTAAACATCAGTTTCGTCGCCGTCAGCTGATACAGAGCTAG
- the ilvC gene encoding ketol-acid reductoisomerase encodes MSNYFSELSFREQRQQLGQCRFMSREEFRDGCEVLKDKSIVIVGCGAQGLNQGLNMRDSGLKVSYALRNSAIESKNTSFQRANSHGFAVGRYEDLIPNADLVYNLTPDKQHADVVHQLMSLMKKNSVLAYSHGFNIVEQNQSIRDDITVVMCAPKCPGTEVREEYKRGFGVPTLIAAHPNHDPSNLGLVIAKALASATGGDRAGVLESSFVAEVKSDLMGEQTILCGMLQTASILAFEKMVDAKIDAGYAAKLIQQGLETITEALKIGGITHMMDRLDNPSKIVAFDLSEQVKRLLAPLFYQHMDDILSGRFSSEMMDDWKNNDRALLTWREQTAASAFEKAPNSDEYINEQEYFDKGILLVALVKAGVELAFDVMVESGILPESAYYESLHETPLIANTIARKRLYEMNVVISDTAEYGNYLFANRAVPLLREQLMPNISTQLIGHKLDLSSLAVDNQKLVDINQKIRQHPVERIGAQLRGYMTDMKAIVQSETKTS; translated from the coding sequence ATGAGCAACTATTTTTCAGAACTGTCTTTCCGAGAGCAACGCCAACAACTAGGCCAATGTCGCTTTATGTCGAGAGAAGAGTTTCGAGATGGATGCGAAGTGCTGAAAGATAAAAGTATCGTCATTGTTGGCTGTGGTGCTCAAGGACTGAATCAAGGATTAAATATGCGAGATTCAGGGCTTAAGGTCAGCTACGCATTGCGAAACTCCGCTATTGAAAGTAAAAACACCTCTTTCCAACGAGCAAACTCTCATGGCTTTGCCGTTGGACGCTATGAAGATTTAATACCTAATGCTGACCTGGTATATAACCTCACCCCTGACAAACAACACGCTGACGTTGTTCATCAACTGATGTCACTAATGAAAAAGAATTCGGTATTAGCCTATTCTCACGGATTTAACATCGTTGAGCAGAATCAATCCATTCGTGATGATATAACGGTTGTGATGTGCGCGCCAAAATGCCCAGGAACGGAAGTGCGAGAGGAATACAAACGAGGGTTTGGTGTTCCCACGTTAATAGCGGCGCATCCAAACCACGACCCAAGTAACCTTGGGTTAGTGATTGCAAAAGCGCTTGCTTCCGCAACTGGAGGCGATCGCGCAGGCGTTTTAGAATCATCTTTTGTCGCAGAAGTTAAATCCGACTTGATGGGAGAGCAAACCATTTTATGTGGAATGCTACAAACGGCTTCTATACTCGCATTTGAAAAAATGGTCGATGCAAAAATCGATGCAGGCTACGCAGCAAAGCTCATTCAACAGGGTCTCGAAACCATTACAGAAGCATTAAAAATCGGCGGGATCACCCACATGATGGATCGTCTCGATAATCCATCAAAGATTGTTGCGTTTGACTTATCCGAACAAGTGAAACGCTTATTAGCACCGCTATTTTATCAACATATGGATGATATTTTATCGGGTCGTTTTTCATCCGAAATGATGGACGATTGGAAAAATAATGATCGCGCTCTACTAACCTGGCGCGAACAAACCGCGGCTAGCGCTTTCGAGAAAGCTCCGAATAGTGATGAATATATTAATGAACAAGAATATTTTGACAAAGGCATTTTACTCGTTGCGTTAGTCAAAGCCGGCGTTGAATTAGCCTTTGATGTGATGGTTGAATCCGGAATTTTACCCGAGTCAGCTTATTATGAATCGTTACATGAAACGCCACTAATCGCGAATACTATTGCACGTAAGCGATTGTATGAAATGAATGTGGTGATTTCAGACACGGCGGAGTATGGAAATTACTTGTTCGCAAACCGCGCCGTTCCGCTGTTAAGAGAACAATTAATGCCAAACATCAGCACTCAATTGATCGGACACAAACTCGATCTAAGTTCATTAGCGGTCGACAATCAAAAGCTTGTTGATATCAACCAAAAAATTCGACAGCACCCTGTTGAACGAATAGGAGCTCAACTACGCGGATACATGACCGATATGAAAGCGATAGTGCAATCGGAAACTAAGACAAGTTAG